One window from the genome of Yamadazyma tenuis chromosome 7, complete sequence encodes:
- a CDS encoding uncharacterized protein (EggNog:ENOG503P0E5; COG:P) yields the protein MPMLLTPFVLLEWYIWSYSLCYSSSSNHFIGDLDFAVLRQLRESAVLVYATPRGEILSINHFLFNGMFKIICVGFTFPGCIAERGRLLPMLLFLFCWSTIIYNPVTYWFWNRNGWLSTEFGTLPVTDFAGGNCIHVVSGFTALAYSYLLGPRNSKLLYNYRSSNNGFILLGTFFIAFGWCGFIAGCDYKFSTFSIYIMVNSLLAASVSSVVWMIIDFYYSSTPLDGNGHNKSERKISIISFSSGLMAGLVVITPAGGYVSSPTGFWKAIVFGVIGGISSNLATRLKFFFHIDDAFDIFAIHGITGIVGSLLTGIFGESSYGSKGGWVEGNFIQICYQILGCVVTATYVFVMSLLFLYLIDWIPGFHLRIDKTFNKRMREQKLSNTHLNVQASLSPTNNGFDHDTAVGSIDTKFEHGELEGGDQYELNGEYMMDFMEFIKVIRPEDYTEDYAGIEHIPSSNQMMDLNRKIE from the coding sequence ATGCCCATGTTACTAACTCCATTTGTACTATTGGAATGGTATATTTGGAGTTACTCTTTGTGTTactcatcatcttctaaCCATTTCATTGGAGATTTGGACTTTGCTGTGTTACGACAGTTGAGAGAGTCAGCCGTACTTGTCTACGCTACTCCTAGAGGTGAAATACTATCAATCAACCATTTTTTATTCAACGGGATGTTCAAAATCATATGTGTGGGGTTCACATTCCCAGGATGTATTGCCGAGAGAGGTCGGTTGTTACCGATGCTCTTATTCTTATTTTGCTGGTCTACTATCATCTACAACCCAGTTACTTACTGGTTTTGGAATAGAAATGGATGGCTTTCAACAGAATTCGGAACACTACCGGTGACTGATTTTGCAGGTGGAAACTGCATTCATGTGGTAAGTGGCTTTACGGCCTTGGCCTACAGTTATCTCTTAGGCCCTAGAAATTCAAAGTTGCTCTATAATTATCGAAGCTCTAATAACGGGTTTATTTTGCTAGGAACCTTTTTCATTGCATTCGGATGGTGTGGATTTATTGCTGGGTGTGACTATAAGTTTTCCACATTCTCGATCTATATTATGGTCAATTCGTTGTTGGCAGCATCCGTCAGTAGTGTAGTATGGATGATCATCGACTTCTACTACCTGTCTACTCCTTTAGATGGTAATGGCCATAATAAGTCAGAGAGGAAAATTTCAATCATCTCATTTTCTTCAGGTTTAATGGCAGGCTTGGTGGTGATAACCCCTGCCGGTGGATACGTTTCATCTCCTACAGGGTTCTGGAAAGcaattgtttttggagtGATTGGTGGAATATCGAGTAATTTGGCAACCAGATTGAAATTTTTCTTTCATATCGATGACGCTTTTGATATCTTTGCCATTCATGGCATCACAGGGATAGTGGGTTCTTTGCTTACTGGGATTTTTGGAGAATCTTCGTACGGATCAAAAGGAGGATGGGTCGAAGGAAACTTCATCCAGATTTGCTACCAAATATTAGGATGCGTGGTGACAGCTACATATGTGTTTGTGATGTCGCTCTTATTTCTTTACTTGATAGATTGGATTCCTGGCTTCCATTTGAGAATAGACAAGACTTTCAACAAGAGAATGAGAGAACAAAAACTTTCAAATACTCACTTGAACGTGCAAGCTTcattatcaccaacaaataACGGATTCGATCATGATACTGCTGTCGGTAGCATAGATACGAAGTTTGAGCACGGAGAGCTCGAAGGGGGTGACCAGTATGAGTTGAATGGTGAATATATGATGGACTTCATGGAGTTTATCAAAGTGATCAGACCTGAAGATTATACCGAAGACTATGCTGGAATTGAACACATcccaagttcaaaccaGATGATGGATTTGAACCGCAAAATTGAATGA
- the SPO1 gene encoding lysophospholipase (COG:I; EggNog:ENOG503NYU0): MILLMVFVCFHSLSVFVYGFMNTTVTIGTKSYAPYPATCPEGSIIRYAQGLSEYENSYINQRHRSTQLSLKHVLKRNCIPGFEASQVLDSLSPVNIAIAISGGGYRSMLTAAGVLAAYDSRTPGSQNPGHLGGFLQATSYIAGISGGSWVVMSVAVNDYKPMVQLKDEELHAIEGRLLIGIPDFDPGFKGNSPKSEHIETREDGTVSSVLSYFGFNKKKGTEPRFSTKLLTMMENKNQISGENKIKDIYNFYESIHNQVRSKKKSGSYISFTDYWGRALNQKLFTSFTSRTFSSLKELPSMKSFAQPFPILCAVLKSPIQKETSQKSHLVEFTPEEFGSWDSYMPGFIKTKYLGSTIKNGFPVDGCKMGYDDVGFLVATSSSLFNNVFLYVYNYLMKVNHEEKTAIQTILSTFGLSSNYTDSSIPQHHPDYAIYSPNPFSEYEEAEDSISSQQHMYLADGGDDGQNIPFQPLLQPARNLDLILAFDMSSDLYNFPNGSSLTKTASRFHNSDATMEINTFSISGYKQAVFPKVPSAEQIKQLPNTPMFLGCDLIFDYPRLEGSHIKQVDGNFLPPLLVYTPNRHISYASNTSTFQLSYNHSEINQMFQNGYELATANNSTDFAACISCAAIKRKVDKMHFRQLPKALTMGLDLPEYCHQCLNKYCWHETRISTV, encoded by the exons atgattttgttgatggtttttGTGTGTTTTCACAGCCTATCGGTGTTTGTGTACGGGTTTATGAATACTACAGTAACTATTGGAACCAAATCATACGCACCATATCCGGCTACTTGTCCTGAAGGTTCAATCATCAGATATGCCCAA GGACTTTCGGAGTATGAAAACTCGTACATTAATCAGAGGCACCGGTCAACTCAATTGTCACTCAAGCATGTACTCAAAAGAAATTGTATCCCTGGCTTCGAAGCAtcccaagttcttgactCCTTGAGCCCTGTGAACATAGCCATTGCGATATCAGGAGGTGGATATCGTTCTATGTTAACTGCTGCTGGGGTTTTAGCTGCCTATGACTCTAGGACACCTGGATCTCAAAATCCTGGGCATCTTGGAGGTTTTTTACAAGCAACTAGCTACATTGCTGGCATATCTGGTGGATCCTGGGTAGTGATGAGCGTTGCTGTTAATGATTATAAACCTATGGTGCAGCTAAAAGATGAAGAGCTTCATGCTATTGAAGGAAGGCTTCTCATAGGAATTCCTGATTTCGATCCAGGTTTCAAGGGGAACTCACCCAAATCTGAACATATAGAAACCAGAGAAGATGGAACAGTTAGCTCTGTTCTTAGTTATTTTGGATTCAATAAGAAGAAAGGTACGGAACCAAGATTTTCTACAAAATTATTAACAATGATGGAGAACAAGAACCAAATCTCAGGGgagaacaaaatcaaagacaTCTATAACTTCTACGAGTCGATTCATAATCAAGTACGcagcaagaagaagctgggATCATACATTTCCTTCACTGATTACTGGGGTAGAGCCCTCAATCAGAAGCTTTTCACCAGCTTCACCTCCAGAACATTCTCCTCGCTCAAGGAGCTTCCGTCAATGAAGTCTTTTGCCCAACCATTTCCTATTCTTTGTGCGGTATTAAAATCGCCTATACAGAAAGAAACAAGCCAGAAGTCACATTTGGTGGAATTTACTCCTGAGGAGTTTGGTTCTTGGGATTCATACATGCCAGGATTTATAAAGACTAAATACTTAGGGTCCACCATCAAAAATGGGTTTCCAGTtgatggctgcaaaatggGCTATGATGATGTGGGTTTTTTGGTGGCTACTTCTTCCTCGCTCTTTAACAATGTGTTTTTGTATGTCTACAACTACTTGATGAAAGTTAACCACGAAGAGAAGACAGCCATTCAAACCATCCTTCTGACATTTGGCTTGAGCTCCAATTATACTGACCTGAGTATCCCACAGCATCATCCTGACTATGCCATTTACTCACCAAACCCGTTTTCAGAGTAcgaagaagctgaagattCTATTTCATCGCAACAACACATGTACCTTGCAGATGGTGGAGATGATGGACAGAATATCCCTTTTCAGCCACTTCTCCAACCAGCCCGaaacttggacttgattcTCGCTTTTGATATGTCTTCGGACCTTTATAACTTCCCAAACGGAAGCTCTCTCACCAAGACTGCCTCAAGATTTCACAATCTGGATGCCACCATGGAAATCAACACATTCTCGATTTCCGGTTACAAACAAGCGGTTTTTCCCAAAGTGCCCAGCGCTGAACAAATAAAACAGCTACCAAATACACCAATGTTTCTAGGGTGTGATTTGATATTTGACTATCCCAGACTTGAAGGATCACACATTAAACAGGTTGACGGTAACTTTCTTCCTCCACTACTAGTATACACCCCGAACCGTCACATATCCTATGCGTCCAATACATCTACATTCCAGCTCAGCTATAATCACAGTGAAATAAACCAGATGTTTCAAAACGGCTATGAGCTTGCGACTGCCAACAACTCGActgattttgcagcctgCATCAGCTGCGCAGCTATTAAAAGAAAGGTAGATAAAATGCACTTTAGACAACTCCCAAAAGCTTTGACCATGGGTTTGGATTTACCCGAGTACTGCCATCAGTGTCTTAATAAGTACTGCTGGCATGAAACCAGAATCTCCACTGTTTAA
- the TEF3 gene encoding translational elongation factor EF-1 alpha (EggNog:ENOG503NWIQ; COG:E,J) → MSAASESKYSTEVLSELLSKLKVADNKEEAASNISSFLNSSIVEHDAPVEFFADLKKQIADKKDAEASLAALAAYTHIASANALSPTVEPYVVALVPEVAAKAGDKNKDLQVAGAEALLAIAKAITPTSIKVILPLLLESLTSTNKWTEKTAVLGAISQLVDTAKAQIALRMPELIPILSETMWDTKKEVKATALATMTKSTETIDNKDIEKFIPRLIDCIANPTEVPETVHLLGATTFVSEVTMATLSIMAPLLSRGLAERDTAIKRKAAVIVDNMCKLVDDPQVVAPFMANLLPALKANFQTIADPEAREVTQRALNTLRRVGAVGENDAIPEVSTAGDIPVTLGVFKELVKDQKIGARFEPVLEYIAAIGGDLVDERDIHPGSWLQNVLPFATIFLHEKEAKEIIEEYRKRAIDNIPAPPSFEDEEDDGEDLCNCEFSLAYGAKILLNKTQFRLKRNRRYGLCGPNGAGKSTLMRAIANGQVEGFPTQDECKTVYVEHDIDGTHAETSVLDFVLLDGEVGLTSDAVEDKLREFNFTEEMIKMPITSLSGGWKMKLALARAVLKNADILLLDEPTNHLDTVNVAWLVNYLKTCGITSIIVSHDSGFLDNVVEYIIHYEGFKLRKYKGNLSEFVKKCPSAQSYYELGASELEFSFPEPGFLEGVKTKQKAIVKVSNMTFQYPGTAKPQIRDINFQCSLSSRIAVIGPNGAGKSTLINVLTGELLPTIGEVYVHENCRIAYIKQHAFAHIDNHLDKTPSEYIQWRFHTGEDRETMDRASRQINEDDEKGMEKIFKIEGSPRRIAGIHARRKFKNSYEYECSWTLGENLGMKSERWVPMMSVDNAWLPRGELMETHSKMVAEVDMKEALASGQFRPLTRKEIEEHCAMLGLEAELVSHSRIRGLSGGQKVKLVLAACTWQRPHLIVLDEPTNYLDRDSLGALSKAIKAFQGGVVIITHSAEFTKDLTEEVWAVLDGRMTPSGHNWVQGQGAGPRLEKKDDDEEDKFDAMGNKLAAVKKKKKLSSAELRKKKKERMKKKKDLGDAYVSSDDDDF, encoded by the coding sequence ATGTCTGCTGCCAGTGAATCAAAATATTCCACTGAAGTGCTTTCCGAATTGTTGAGCAAGTTAAAAGTTGCCGACAACAAGGAGGAAGCTGCTTCTAACATTTCATCgtttttgaactcttcGATTGTTGAACACGATGCTCCTGTTGAGTTCTTTgctgacttgaagaagcaaatCGCCGACAAGAAGGATGCTGAAGCATCTCTTGCTGCTTTAGCTGCTTACACTCATATTGCCTCTGCTAATGCTTTGTCACCAACTGTTGAGCCATACGTGGTTGCATTGGTGCCAGAAGTTGCCGCTAAGGCTGGTGACAAAAACAAGGATCTTCAAGTCGCTGGTGCCGAAGCTTTGCTTGCCATTGCCAAGGCCATCACCCCAACCTCCatcaaggtgattttgccattgttgttggaaagtttaacttccaccaacaagtgGACTGAAAAAACCGCTGTTTTGGGTGCCATTtctcaattggttgacACCGCGAAGGCCCAAATTGCCTTGAGAATGCCTGAATTGATTCCAATTTTGTCTGAAACCATGTGGGATACCAAGAAGGAGGTTAAGGCCACAGCTCTTGCCACCATGACTAAGTCTACCGAAACCATCGATAACAAGGATATCGAAAAGTTTATTCCTCGTTTGATTGACTGTATTGCCAACCCTACCGAAGTCCCAGAAACCGTGCACTTGTTGGGTGCCACCACCTTTGTGTCTGAAGTCACCATGGCTACCTTGTCCATCATGGCTCCTTTGTTGTCCAGAGGTTTGGCTGAAAGAGACACCGCCATCAAGAGAAAGGCTGCTGTCATTGTCGATAACATGTGTAAGTTGGTCGATGATCCTCAAGTTGTTGCTCCTTTCATGGCCAACTTGTTGCCAGCTTTGAAGGCTAACTTCCAAACTATTGCTGACCCAGAAGCCCGTGAAGTTACTCAAAGAGCTTTGAACACCTTGAGAAGAGTTGGTGCCGTTGGTGAAAACGACGCTATTCCAGAAGTTTCCACTGCTGGTGACATTCCAGTTACCTTGGgagtcttcaaagaattggttAAGGACCAAAAGATTGGTGCTAGATTCGAACCAGTCTTGGAATACATTGCTGCTATTGGTGGTGACTTGGTTGATGAAAGAGACATCCACCCAGGATCCTGGTTGCAAAACGTCTTGCCTTTCGCTACCATCTTCTTACATGAAAAGGAAGCTAAggaaatcattgaagaatacAGAAAGAGAGCTATTGATAACATTCCAGCTCCTCCATCTttcgaagatgaagaagatgatggtgaagactTGTGTAACTGTGAGTTCTCTTTGGCTTACGGTGCtaagatcttgttgaacaagacTCAATTcagattgaagagaaatAGAAGATATGGTTTGTGTGGTCCAAATGGTGCTGGTAAGTCCACCTTGATGAGAGCTATTGCCaatggtcaagttgaaggtttcCCAACCCAAGATGAATGTAAGACCGTTTACGTCGAACATGATATCGATGGAACTCACGCCGAAACCAGTGTTCTTGACTTTGTGCTTTTGGATGGTGAAGTTGGTTTGACCCTGGATGCTGTCGAAGacaagttgagagaattCAACTTTACCGAAGAAATGATCAAGATGCCAATTACCTCTTTGTCCGGTggttggaagatgaagttggCTTTGGCCAGAGCTGTGTTGAAGAACGCTGAtatcttgttgttggatgaaCCAACTAACCATTTGGATACCGTCAATGTTGCTTGGTTGGtcaactacttgaagaCCTGTGGTATCACTTCTATCATTGTTTCCCATGACTCTGGTTTCTTGGAcaatgttgttgaatacaTTATCCACTACGAAGGTTTCAAATTGAGAAAGTACAAGGGTAACTTGTCTGAATTCGTCAAGAAGTGCCCATCTGCTCAATCTTACTACGAATTAGGAGCCTCCGAATTGGAATTCCTGTTCCCAGAACCTGGTTTCTTGGAAGGTGTTAAGACCAAGCAAAAGGCTATTGTCAAGGTTTCTAACATGACTTTCCAATACCCAGGTACTGCTAAGCCACAAATCAGAGACATTAACTTCCAGTGTTCTTTGTCTTCTAGAATTGCTGTTATTGGTCCTAACGGTGCTGGTAAATCTACTTTGATTAACGTGTTGACTGGTGAATTATTGCCAACTATTGGTGAAGTTTACGTTCACGAAAACTGTAGAATTGCTTACATTAAACAACATGCATTTGCTCACATTGATAACCATTTGGACAAGACTCCATCTGAATATATTCAATGGAGATTCCACACTGGTGAAGATAGAGAAACCATGGACAGAGCTTCTAGACAAATCAACGAAGACGATGAAAAGGGAATGgaaaagatcttcaagattgaaggatctccaagaagaattgcTGGTATTCACGCTAGAAGAAAATTCAAGAACTCTTACGAATATGAATgttcttggactttggGTGAAAACTTGGGTATGAAATCTGAAAGATGGGTTCCAATGATGTCTGTTGACAACGCTTGGTTGCCAAGAGGTGAATTGATGGAAACTCACTCCAAGATGGTTGCTGAAGTGGATATGAAGGAAGCTTTGGCTTCTGGTCAATTCAGACCTTTGACCAGAAAGGAAATCGAAGAACACTGTGCCATGTTGGGTTTGGAAGCCGAATTGGTGTCCCACTCCAGAATCAGAGGTTTGTCCGGTGGTCAAAAGGTCAAATTGGTCTTGGCTGCTTGTACCTGGCAAAGACCTCACTTGATTGTCTTGGATGAACCAACCAACTATTTGGACAGAGACTCTTTGGGTGCTTTGTCTAAGGCTATCAAGGCTTTCCAAGGTGGTGTTGTTATCATTACTCACTCTGCTGAATTCACCAAGGATTTGACTGAAGAAGTGTGGGCCGTTTTGGACGGTAGAATGACCCCATCTGGTCACAACTGGGTGCAAGGTCAAGGTGCTGGTCCAagattggaaaagaaggatgacgacgaagaagacaaatTCGATGCTATGGGTAACAAACTTGCTGCTGTtaagaaaaagaagaagttgtcTTCCGCCGAGttaagaaagaagaagaaggaaagaatgaagaagaagaaggacttGGGTGACGCTTATGTGTCTTCTGATGACGACGACTTCTAA